A stretch of the Luteimonas sp. JM171 genome encodes the following:
- a CDS encoding efflux RND transporter periplasmic adaptor subunit, whose amino-acid sequence MKPVSRRSKTILVVIAALAAVLLLWRGCAGGEEAAMPAPGGGWGGFGPGGPPTPVRVAPAARAPLSVELRALGTVTPLHEVTVRSRVDGELLSVEFEEGERVEAGDLLAQIDPAPYRIRLAEAEGQQRQNLAELENTRIQLRRFRDLAESDFVAAQDVSDLEARVRQLEARREIDQAAVDEARLQLGYTRITAPVSGRVGLRQVDAGNLVRSGDPEGIVTITQTRPISALFSIPETAVPSLIEAVRRNRELPVEAWDREERRLLATGTLSSIDNRIDTQTGTLRLRAIFEDDRLFPNQSVNIRLQLGNEETLSIPDAAVQFGSQGTYVYVIDEEDTAHVRDVVLGASSDGRVEVLEGLEEGERVVLEGIDRLRDGASVEVVSVDGEAAPAADAPAAADGAGPGA is encoded by the coding sequence ATGAAGCCAGTATCCCGCCGCTCCAAGACCATCCTCGTCGTCATTGCCGCGCTGGCGGCGGTGCTGCTGCTGTGGCGCGGCTGCGCGGGCGGCGAGGAAGCCGCCATGCCGGCCCCGGGCGGCGGCTGGGGCGGTTTCGGCCCGGGCGGGCCGCCGACGCCGGTGCGCGTGGCACCCGCGGCCCGGGCGCCGCTGTCGGTGGAGCTGCGCGCGCTGGGCACGGTGACCCCGCTGCACGAGGTCACGGTGCGCTCGCGGGTGGACGGCGAGCTGCTGAGCGTGGAGTTCGAGGAAGGCGAGCGGGTGGAGGCCGGCGACCTGCTGGCGCAGATCGACCCCGCGCCCTACCGCATCCGCCTGGCCGAGGCCGAAGGCCAGCAGCGACAGAACCTGGCCGAACTTGAGAACACCCGCATCCAGCTGCGGCGCTTCCGCGACCTGGCCGAAAGCGATTTCGTCGCCGCCCAGGACGTGTCCGACCTGGAAGCCCGCGTCCGCCAGCTGGAAGCGCGGCGCGAGATCGACCAGGCCGCCGTCGACGAGGCGCGCCTGCAGCTGGGCTACACCCGCATCACCGCGCCGGTGTCCGGCCGCGTCGGCCTGCGCCAGGTGGACGCCGGCAACCTGGTGCGCAGCGGTGATCCGGAGGGCATCGTCACCATCACCCAGACCCGGCCCATTAGCGCCCTGTTCTCGATTCCCGAGACCGCGGTGCCCTCGCTGATCGAAGCCGTGCGCCGCAACCGCGAGCTGCCGGTGGAAGCCTGGGACCGCGAGGAACGCCGCCTGCTCGCCACGGGCACCCTGTCGAGCATCGACAACCGCATCGACACCCAGACCGGGACCCTGCGCCTGCGCGCGATCTTCGAGGACGACCGCCTGTTCCCCAACCAGTCGGTCAACATCCGCCTGCAGCTGGGCAACGAGGAAACCCTGTCCATCCCCGACGCCGCGGTCCAGTTCGGCAGCCAGGGCACCTACGTGTACGTGATCGACGAGGAGGACACCGCCCACGTGCGCGATGTCGTGCTGGGCGCATCGAGCGATGGCCGGGTGGAGGTGCTGGAAGGCCTGGAGGAAGGCGAGCGGGTGGTGCTCGAGGGCATCGACCGCCTGCGCGACGGCGCCAGCGTGGAAGTGGTGAGCGTTGACGGCGAGGCTGCGCCTGCCGCCGACGCCCCGGCGGCGGCTGACGGGGCCGGCCCGGGCGCATGA